The Struthio camelus isolate bStrCam1 chromosome 14, bStrCam1.hap1, whole genome shotgun sequence genome has a window encoding:
- the LRIG1 gene encoding leucine-rich repeats and immunoglobulin-like domains protein 1 isoform X2 — MVYLLNLSYNKLTEIDPSAFAGLSNLREVRLNNNELTAIPSLGAASSNVLSLHLHHNRIRSIEASQLKPYVTLETLDLSFNDITEIRNGCFPQGLHIKELYLGSNRISTLELGAFDSLSRSLLTLRLSKNRITQLPVKAFRLPRLTQLELNRNRIRLIEGLTFQGLDSLEVLKLQRNNISKLTDGAFWGLAKMQVLHLEYNSLTEVNSGSLYGLSSLHQLHLSNNSISRMAGWSFCQKLHELILSYNNLTRLDEGSLAGLGGLHVLRLSHNSINHIAEGAFKGLKNLRVLDLDHNEIAGTIEDTNGAFTGLENLSKLTLFGNKIKSVAKKAFSGLEALEHLNLGDNAIRSVQADAFAKMKSLRQLHINSDSFLCDCQLKWLPQWLVEKELQSFVVATCAHPESLKSKSIFAVLPESFVCDDFPKPQIIIQPETTVAVLGKDIRFTCSAASSSSSPMMFAWKKDNEVLRNAEIENFAHVRAKDGEVMEYTTILHLRHVTFTHEGRYQCIITNHFGSTYSNKARLTVNVLPSFIKTPHDITSRTGTTARLECAAEGHPTPQIAWQKDGGTDFPAARERRMHVMPDDDVFFITDVKIEDMGVYSCTAQNSAGSVLANATLTVLETPSLIHPLEDHVVSVGETVALQCKATGSPPPRITWLKGDQPLIVTERHHFTPGNQLLIIRNVVLEDAGKYTCEMSNTLGTERAHSHVSILQSLGCRKDRTTVGIITIAVVCSIVLTSLVWVCIIYQTRKKSEEYSVTNTDETIVPPDVPSYLSSQGTLSDRQEVVVRVDNQQPNGHIDSNGMCQTDAGRCPDVEAPTVGCRQPKLCIGYNKDTWKTEDMADGMLVPDKTGYGLPVVCTDCSGSTDSMNVHIYPKESEYYSDSLKTMDNTYQNALSSKERSRKRGAGTSLLHPQQCNGIASSKRVETDGTLYPSNHDRMRPAGTTSLLLADNHDSSQSVAKPSELNNLNLVRASPAGGSLKQLNVLPEISPTLLDLQSEAEVKQALLSNSYIPKSCDSIHEFKPPRRPID, encoded by the exons GCATCACAACAGGATCCGCAGCATCGAAGCAAGTCAACTGAAGCCCTACGTTACCCTGGAAACGTTGGACCTGAGTTTCAATGACATCACGGAAATCCGAAACGGCTGCTTTCCGCAGGGACTTCACATAAAGGAGCT CTACCTGGGGAGCAACAGAATCAGCACCCTGGAGCTTGGTGCTTTTGATAGCCTGTCACGGTCCCTGCTAACACTTCGTCTGAGTAAAAACAGGATCACTCAGCTTCCTGTCAAGGCATTCAGGCTGCCCAGGCTAACACAACT GGAGCTAAACCGGAATCGCATCCGCCTGATTGAAGGCCTGACGTTCCAGGGACTGGACAGCTTGGAAGTCCTGAAACTCCAGCGCAACAACATAAGCAAATTGACTGATGGAGCCTTCTGGGGTCTAGCCAAGATGCAAGTTCT CCATCTGGAGTATAACAGCCTGACGGAAGTAAACAGTGGGTCTCTCTATGGTCTTTCATCTCTTCACCAGCTTCACCTCAGTAACAACTCCATATCCCGAATGGCTGGATGGAGCTTCTGTCAGAAGCTGCATGAACT aatactGTCTTACAACAACCTTACCAGGCTGGACGAGGGAAGCTTGGCAGGCCTCGGGGGACTGCACGTGCTACGCCTCAGCCACAACTCCATCAATCATATTGCAGAAGGTGCCTTCAAGGGACTCAAAAACCTACGTGTCCT ggatCTGGACCACAACGAGATCGCAGGCACAATAGAAGATACCAATGGAGCCTTTACTGGCCTAGAAAACCTAAGCAAGCT AACTCTGTTTGGAAACAAGATCAAGTCAGTGGCCAAGAAAGCATTCTCAGGGTTGGAGGCCCTGGAGCACCT GAACCTCGGAGATAACGCCATTCGCTCTGTTCAGGCAGACGCTTTTGCTAAGATGAAGAGCCTGCGACAGCT CCATATAAACAGCGACAGCTTCCTCTGCGACTGCCAGTTGAAATGGTTGCCCCAGTGGTTAGTTGAGAAAGAGCTGCAATCCTTTGTGGTGGCCACCTGTGCCCATCCCGAGTCACTAAAGAGCAAGAGCATTTTTGCTGTCCTGCCAGAAAGTTTTGTGTGTG ATGATTTCCCCAAGCCCCAGATCATCATCCAGCCTGAGACGACAGTGGCTGTCCTTGGGAAGGACATCCGTTTCACCTGCTCAGCCGCCAGCAGTAGCAGCTCCCCCATGATGTTTGCATGGAAGAAAGACAACGAGGTGCTGCGCAACGCTGAGATTGAGAACTTTGCGcatgtgcgggcaaaggacggtgAGGTGATGGAGTACACCACCATTCTGCATCTCCGGCACGTCACCTTCACCCATGAAGGACGTTACCAGTGCATCATAACCAATCACTTTGGCTCTACCTACTCCAACAAGGCGCGACTCACTGTTAACG TGTTGCCTTCATTTATCAAAACTCCCCATGACATCACCAGCCGGACAGGGACGACAGCACGGCTGGAGTGTGCAGCTGAAGGACACCCCACCCCACAAATTGCCTGGCAGAAAGATGGGGGCACTGACTTCCCTGCAGCCCGAGAACGCCGCATGCATGTCATGCCTGACGACGATGTCTTCTTCATTACGGATGTGAAGATAGAAGACATGGGTGTCTACAGCTGCACAGCACAGAACTCTGCAGGGTCTGTGCTTGCAAATGCCACCCTGACTGTACTGG AGACGCCATCTTTGATTCATCCACTGGAAGACCATGTAGTGTCCGTAGGTGAGACTGTGGCTCTTCAGTGCAAAGCCACAGGGAGTCCGCCTCCCCGCATTACCTGGCTGAAAGGGGACCAGCCCCTAATCGTGACAGAAAGGCATCACTTTACTCCTGGCAACCAGCTGCTGATCATTAGGAATGTTGTCTTGGAGGATGCTGGGAAATACACGTGTGAGATGTCCAACACCCTTGGGACAGAGCGTGCACACAGCCATGTGAGCATCTTGCAGTCTCTTGGCTGTAGAAAGGACCGTACCACTGTGGGGATCATCACCATTGCAGTGGTGTGTAGCATCGTGCTGACTTCTCTGGTCTGGGTCTGCATCATCTACCAAACCAGGAAAAAGAGTGAAGAATACAGCGTCACCAACACAG ATGAGACCATTGTGCCTCCTGATGTGCCGAGCTACTTGTCTTCACAAGGGACCCTTTCTGACCGGCAGGAAGTGGTCGTCCGAGTAGATAACCAACAGCCTAACGGACACATAGACAGCAACG GTATGTGTCAGACTGATGCTGGAAGGTGTCCAGATGTTGAAGCTCCCACTGTAGGTTGCAGACAGCCAAAGTTGTGTATCGGCTATAATAAAGACACTTGGAAAACTGAAGACATGGCTGATGGAATGCTTGTTCCAGATAAGACAG GCTATGGCCTGCCGGTTGTGTGCACAGACTGCAGTGGGAGTACGGACAGCATGAACGTCCACATTTACCCCAAGGAGTCGGAGTACTATTCTGACAGCCTTAAGACTATGGATAACACCTACCAAAATGCACTGAGCAGCAAGGAACGAAGTAGGAAGAGGGGTGCAGGCACCAGCCTTCTTCATCCTCAGCAGTGCAACGGGATTGCCAGCAGCAAGAGGGTGGAAACAGACGGGACCCTCTACCCCAGCAACCATGACAGAATGAGACCCGCAGGCACGACCAGCCTGCTGCTGGCAGACAACCATG ACTCTTCACAATCAGTTGCAAAGCCTTCAGAGCTCAACAACCTTAATTTGGTGAGAGCTTCTCCAGCAGGAGGGTCACTTAAGCAACTGAACGTGCTTCCTGAAATTTCCCCAACGCTACTGGATTTGCAGAGTGAAGCGGAAGTGAAGCAGGCTCTCCTGTCCAACAGCTACATACCCAAGTCGTGTGACTCCATTCATGAGTTCAAGCCACCGAGAAGACCGATAGACTGA